One window from the genome of Salvia miltiorrhiza cultivar Shanhuang (shh) chromosome 7, IMPLAD_Smil_shh, whole genome shotgun sequence encodes:
- the LOC130992054 gene encoding LOB domain-containing protein 12, with product MGGGTSPCASCKLLRRRCAKDCVFSPYFPPDDPHKFAIVHKVFGASNVSKMLQELPFHQRGDAVSSLVYEANARMRDPVYGCVGAISYLQNQVSQLQMQLAVAQAEILCIQMQQEQQQQQPPFMPNNNDSAQDEKSLVNFSSLQQYLSFASTSSTNNVMQDPLKRESLWT from the exons ATGGGAGGAGGAACTTCACCCTGTGCCTCCTGCAAACTGCTCCGACGACGCTGCGCAAAAGACTGTGTCTTCTCCCCTTATTTCCCCCCAGATGATCCTCACAAGTTCGCCATTGTTCACAAGGTTTTTGGTGCTAGCAATGTGAGCAAGATGCTGCAG GAGCTTCCATTTCATCAAAGAGGAGATGCAGTGAGCAGCTTAGTGTATGAAGCTAATGCTAGGATGAGGGACCCTGTGTACGGCTGCGTGGGCGCGATTTCGTATTTGCAGAATCAAGTTTCGCAGCTGCAGATGCAGCTAGCAGTGGCTCAAGCAGAGATACTTTGCATTCAGATGCAgcaagagcagcagcagcagcagccaccATTCATGCCTAATAACAATGATAGTGCTCAAGATGAGAAGTCCCTTGTTAATTTTAGTAGCCTCCAACAATACCTTAGCTTTGCTTCAACTAGTTCTACCAATAATGTGATGCAAGATCCTCTCAAGAGAGAGTCCCTTTGGACTTAA